A window of the Dyadobacter pollutisoli genome harbors these coding sequences:
- a CDS encoding AraC family transcriptional regulator, with product MKTKSTRTILDLGALGVDNAVLLGRYSYYGASSSLQPHMHESIMEIVYCDRGQQVYEVGQQQFMIRGGDLFVTFPNEQHSTADQPEEKGIVYWLQIEIPADISHFLGYSGKNAASLLNALKNLPARHFRGNTMIRKYLDEIFQFGKETATDFDRLSIHIRLAQLLQLVVVCSETARNQPGNSLRIERVKKYIEDYLDTNLSIPVLASHHRISQSHFKRWFKNEVGVTPMDYIQRRKIERAKKKLAHHREFNVMDIAYQLNFSSSQYFATVFKKYAGQTPLEYRSRFFIEDLAN from the coding sequence ATGAAAACAAAATCGACACGTACCATATTGGATCTGGGCGCGCTGGGGGTGGACAATGCGGTGCTGCTTGGAAGGTATTCATACTATGGTGCGTCCAGCAGTTTGCAGCCCCATATGCATGAGAGCATCATGGAAATTGTTTATTGCGACAGAGGCCAGCAGGTTTATGAAGTGGGGCAGCAACAATTCATGATCCGGGGCGGTGACCTATTTGTAACTTTCCCCAATGAGCAGCACAGCACCGCCGACCAGCCGGAGGAAAAGGGAATTGTGTATTGGCTTCAGATTGAGATTCCAGCAGATATCAGCCATTTCCTGGGTTACAGCGGTAAAAACGCAGCCAGTTTGCTAAATGCGCTGAAAAACCTTCCTGCCAGACATTTCAGAGGGAACACGATGATCCGGAAATATTTGGACGAAATCTTTCAGTTCGGCAAAGAAACCGCTACCGATTTTGACAGATTATCGATCCACATCCGGCTCGCTCAGTTATTGCAACTGGTCGTAGTATGCTCAGAGACAGCCCGGAACCAGCCCGGCAATAGCCTGAGAATCGAAAGGGTGAAAAAATACATTGAAGACTATTTGGATACAAATCTTTCTATTCCCGTACTCGCCAGCCACCACCGGATTTCCCAATCCCATTTTAAAAGATGGTTTAAAAATGAAGTCGGGGTGACGCCCATGGATTATATTCAGCGAAGGAAAATAGAGCGGGCGAAAAAAAAATTGGCCCACCACAGGGAGTTCAATGTGATGGATATCGCTTACCAGCTCAATTTTTCATCATCCCAGTATTTCGCGACCGTCTTTAAAAAGTACGCCGGGCAGACCCCGCTGGAATACCGCAGCCGGTTTTTTATAGAAGACCTGGCGAACTAA
- a CDS encoding MFS transporter, with translation MLNNATGNYRWAICALLFFATTINYLDRQVLGLLKPVLELQYGWTEQDYGYIVMAFSATYAIGLVVFGRVVDRIGAKTGYTISVTIWSVAAMCHALVTSSLGFGIARAALGIGESGNFPAAVKTVTEWFPKRERALATGIFDSGSNIGACVAPILVPWLLGVYGWQAAFIITGAIGFIWLVAWRLIYQHPDNNAKLSAEELAYIRIDDEVNEDLTPAEKIPWTKLFTLKPTWSFIMGKFLTDPIWYFFLFWLPSYFSTTFNLDLKKPGLPLVIVYSAATVGAIGGGLLSSWFIKKGWSVSKARKVALLISALCVVPIIGARFVSDMWVAVGLIGLAVAGNAGWSSNIYTIVSDMLPKSAVSSVIGIGGMAGAIGGVLFPLFIGYTLDFYKEAGNLVAGYNIIFIVCGVSFLIAWLTIHFITPRMKPVEL, from the coding sequence ATGCTAAACAATGCGACCGGAAATTACAGGTGGGCGATCTGCGCACTGTTGTTCTTTGCCACGACGATCAATTACCTCGACCGGCAGGTATTGGGATTGTTAAAACCCGTACTCGAATTGCAGTACGGATGGACGGAGCAGGATTACGGTTATATCGTGATGGCTTTTTCGGCAACTTATGCGATAGGTCTGGTGGTTTTCGGTCGGGTTGTGGATCGGATTGGGGCTAAAACGGGGTATACCATTTCCGTTACAATATGGAGTGTTGCGGCGATGTGCCATGCTTTGGTGACCAGCTCGCTGGGTTTTGGCATTGCGAGGGCTGCATTGGGAATCGGAGAATCCGGGAACTTCCCAGCGGCAGTGAAAACAGTGACCGAATGGTTTCCGAAACGGGAAAGGGCGCTGGCGACGGGTATTTTCGACTCAGGGTCCAACATCGGTGCGTGTGTTGCTCCGATACTGGTCCCCTGGCTTTTGGGCGTTTACGGCTGGCAGGCGGCATTCATCATCACCGGCGCGATCGGTTTTATCTGGCTGGTTGCGTGGCGATTGATTTACCAGCATCCCGACAACAATGCAAAATTGTCAGCCGAAGAACTTGCCTACATCCGTATTGATGATGAAGTCAATGAGGACCTTACCCCGGCAGAAAAGATCCCCTGGACAAAGCTTTTCACCCTGAAACCGACCTGGTCTTTTATCATGGGAAAATTCCTGACCGATCCAATCTGGTACTTTTTCCTGTTCTGGCTGCCTTCTTATTTCAGTACCACTTTCAATCTGGATCTCAAAAAGCCGGGTTTGCCGCTGGTGATCGTGTATTCGGCGGCAACGGTTGGCGCGATCGGAGGCGGTTTGCTTTCTTCCTGGTTTATTAAAAAGGGCTGGTCGGTTTCCAAAGCGCGCAAAGTTGCTTTGTTGATTTCTGCACTTTGCGTGGTACCCATTATCGGGGCGCGTTTTGTGTCTGATATGTGGGTGGCTGTGGGGCTTATTGGTTTGGCAGTTGCGGGTAACGCGGGCTGGAGTTCCAATATCTACACCATTGTATCCGATATGCTTCCCAAGAGCGCTGTCAGCTCCGTGATCGGGATTGGCGGGATGGCGGGTGCAATTGGCGGGGTTTTGTTCCCATTGTTCATTGGTTATACCCTTGATTTTTACAAAGAAGCAGGTAATCTGGTCGCGGGTTACAACATCATATTCATTGTGTGCGGCGTATCCTTTCTGATCGCCTGGCTGACAATCCATTTCATCACTCCCAGGATGAAGCCTGTGGAGCTTTAA
- a CDS encoding TonB-dependent receptor has protein sequence MKKRLTNYGTLAGMLAAFLLFFSGSPVFAQQSHGSVKGQVTGVNGEILPGASVFIKGTNIGSVTDLAGNYSLVNVPAGAQTVTINYMGFAPDEQSVGVIAGKTVFANAKLKSADLNLGEVTVTALLEGQRKALNQQRNSDNIKQVISADVMGRYPDLNVAESLQRLPGVTIGRNSSGEGATVQMRGTPGNFTNINVNGEQIMGTQEDGSRNAQLDVIPINVLSSMEVVKTLTPDLDGDAIAGVVNMKTPTAATLKSRFAVDLGAGYNNLRSNLNGIGNASWGKRFLASESSPNGKLGVIATGSYFRTKNGYDEIRAQVWEQNDYGKGAIYFPTDIRLLYVENQRTRIGTSATVDYNFSPTTNIIANFMYSTHNNELTRYRKRTRMQTARNVLGEDGVFTNSRGRGYNEIKAATEDNSNLNFNIQGETVVGKVKLDAGVFMNKSKFVNKSGIYNYITGNIPLSISDISTDYLSASGTDWKNDASLYTYNTVERDWWNTNGTNFTARLNASVPYQIGNNSAFFKAGVKVKRMHNERSRPDETIVTTYAGDAAAGKLTNFSGSLEVSDELLDGNTNFGLGVNKDKTINFLNDNLGTDLFPINVGATRNSIDSYYYDALETVSSAYLMNRIQFNKLMFLIGVRMEKTNVDYKGNIIQTDADGNWASTTPNQQTNDYLKVLPNVQFKYDIDKSSLVRAALTYGYSRPNFVDLVPGRLISILSETITDGNPQLQPAFSTNLDLMYEKYLDNLGIISGGFFYKKINKFQYNSVFALAGNEFDGAERYEGWRWFRTLNGESANVLGMELNVQANLTFLPGILKGISLMANYTYTHSNADAQFRKDLRLPGQADHTANGSLAFNHKKFTIQGNLNYNGAYTVLLGDQDATDVIRNQRIQIDANASYRITDKISFYVEAQNLTKAPQTDYFGERNRMYQKQFYSFWGRAGVKFRF, from the coding sequence ATGAAAAAACGACTCACGAACTATGGTACCCTCGCGGGTATGTTGGCCGCTTTTTTGCTCTTTTTTTCCGGTTCGCCTGTTTTTGCGCAGCAAAGCCACGGCAGTGTAAAAGGGCAGGTGACGGGTGTCAACGGTGAAATTCTTCCGGGCGCTTCCGTTTTTATCAAAGGAACCAATATCGGTAGCGTTACCGATCTGGCAGGAAACTATTCCTTGGTCAATGTTCCTGCCGGCGCGCAGACGGTCACGATCAATTACATGGGATTTGCGCCTGATGAACAATCGGTTGGCGTCATTGCCGGCAAGACTGTTTTTGCGAACGCCAAACTGAAATCGGCTGACCTGAACCTGGGCGAGGTAACTGTCACCGCACTGCTCGAAGGCCAGCGCAAGGCGCTGAACCAGCAACGCAATTCGGACAACATCAAGCAGGTGATTTCTGCCGATGTCATGGGACGTTATCCCGATCTGAACGTAGCCGAGTCATTGCAGCGTCTGCCGGGGGTTACCATTGGCCGGAACAGCAGCGGGGAAGGTGCGACGGTGCAAATGCGTGGCACGCCGGGCAATTTTACCAATATCAATGTGAATGGCGAGCAGATCATGGGAACCCAGGAAGACGGCTCCCGGAACGCGCAATTGGACGTGATCCCCATCAATGTGCTTTCATCGATGGAGGTAGTGAAAACGCTTACGCCCGATCTGGATGGCGATGCAATCGCAGGTGTGGTAAATATGAAAACCCCGACGGCTGCTACTTTGAAATCAAGATTTGCGGTTGACTTAGGGGCAGGCTACAATAACCTGCGCAGCAACCTGAACGGGATTGGAAATGCATCATGGGGCAAACGTTTCCTGGCAAGCGAGAGCAGTCCAAACGGTAAGCTGGGCGTGATTGCGACGGGAAGCTATTTCCGTACCAAAAACGGTTATGACGAGATCAGGGCGCAGGTTTGGGAGCAGAACGATTATGGAAAAGGAGCAATTTATTTCCCTACCGACATCCGTCTTTTATATGTGGAAAACCAGCGGACACGGATTGGTACTTCGGCCACCGTCGATTACAATTTCAGCCCGACGACCAATATCATTGCCAATTTCATGTACAGCACCCACAATAACGAACTGACCCGTTACCGCAAACGTACCCGGATGCAGACGGCACGGAATGTGCTGGGAGAGGACGGGGTATTTACCAATTCGAGGGGACGGGGTTATAACGAGATCAAGGCTGCGACCGAGGACAACAGCAACCTGAATTTCAATATCCAGGGTGAAACCGTGGTAGGTAAAGTGAAGCTGGATGCAGGGGTTTTTATGAACAAATCCAAGTTTGTAAACAAGTCGGGTATCTATAACTACATCACCGGCAACATCCCGCTGTCCATTTCCGATATCAGCACCGACTATTTGTCAGCTTCCGGCACGGACTGGAAAAACGATGCTTCCCTTTATACCTACAATACCGTGGAACGCGACTGGTGGAATACCAATGGTACCAATTTTACGGCCCGTTTAAATGCAAGTGTTCCTTATCAGATCGGCAATAATTCGGCTTTTTTCAAGGCTGGTGTGAAGGTAAAACGCATGCATAACGAACGCTCCCGCCCTGACGAAACCATTGTGACCACTTACGCAGGCGATGCCGCAGCTGGAAAGCTGACCAATTTCTCGGGTTCGCTGGAAGTTTCTGATGAGTTATTGGATGGAAATACCAATTTCGGATTGGGTGTCAATAAAGACAAAACGATCAATTTCCTGAATGACAACCTTGGCACCGACCTCTTTCCAATCAACGTAGGCGCAACCAGAAACAGCATCGATTCTTACTACTACGATGCCCTTGAAACCGTTTCTTCCGCCTACCTGATGAACCGGATCCAGTTTAATAAGCTGATGTTCCTGATCGGGGTAAGAATGGAGAAAACCAATGTGGATTACAAGGGGAATATTATCCAGACCGACGCCGATGGAAACTGGGCTTCGACCACGCCCAATCAGCAGACCAATGATTACCTGAAAGTACTTCCGAATGTTCAGTTCAAGTACGATATCGACAAATCTTCGCTCGTACGCGCGGCACTCACTTACGGCTACTCGCGCCCCAACTTTGTGGACCTGGTACCGGGCAGGCTGATCAGCATCCTGAGTGAAACCATTACCGATGGAAACCCGCAGCTTCAACCCGCGTTTTCGACCAATCTGGATCTGATGTATGAAAAATACCTCGATAACCTGGGTATCATTTCAGGAGGTTTCTTCTATAAAAAAATCAACAAGTTTCAGTACAACAGTGTGTTTGCATTGGCTGGAAACGAATTTGACGGTGCAGAGCGTTATGAAGGATGGAGATGGTTTAGAACCTTAAACGGCGAAAGTGCCAATGTGCTGGGTATGGAGCTGAATGTACAGGCTAATCTGACCTTCCTGCCAGGGATACTGAAAGGGATTTCTTTGATGGCCAATTACACCTATACCCATTCCAATGCCGACGCGCAGTTCCGCAAAGACCTCCGGCTGCCCGGCCAGGCAGATCACACTGCCAATGGTTCGCTGGCTTTCAATCACAAGAAATTCACCATCCAGGGTAACCTCAACTACAATGGGGCATACACGGTATTGCTTGGCGACCAGGATGCGACCGACGTGATCCGTAACCAGCGGATCCAGATCGACGCCAATGCTAGTTACCGGATCACCGACAAGATCTCCTTTTATGTGGAGGCACAAAACCTGACCAAAGCGCCACAAACGGACTATTTCGGGGAGCGTAACAGAATGTACCAGAAACAGTTCTACTCTTTCTGGGGCCGCGCCGGGGTGAAATTTAGGTTCTGA
- a CDS encoding glucosamine-6-phosphate deaminase yields MSITKKGTADQLEVRIFENREQLGDDAAKTVADKINELHQTQEVVNIIFAAAASQNEFLAKLITLDIDWTRVNAFHMDEYIGLPVGAPQHFSHFLGGQIFDKVPFANVFRLDGGAADPEVECERYSALLLQYPTDITCMGIGENTHLAFNDPFVADFNESKLVKVVDLHVESRQQQVNEGCFDTLEEVPKVAYTLTVPALLKAKAIYSMVPGPSKAQAVYHTLVDEISEQYPSSIMRTLPNAVLFLDKASAEMVFQESSVVFE; encoded by the coding sequence ATGTCTATTACTAAAAAAGGAACAGCGGATCAGCTGGAAGTCAGGATTTTTGAAAACAGGGAACAATTAGGCGATGATGCTGCAAAAACGGTGGCGGACAAGATCAACGAGCTGCATCAGACTCAGGAAGTAGTGAATATCATTTTTGCCGCTGCTGCTTCCCAAAATGAATTTCTTGCCAAACTGATCACACTGGACATTGATTGGACACGCGTCAACGCTTTTCATATGGACGAATACATTGGTTTGCCTGTCGGGGCACCACAGCACTTCAGCCATTTCCTCGGCGGCCAGATCTTCGATAAGGTACCATTTGCCAACGTTTTCCGCCTGGATGGAGGCGCGGCAGATCCGGAAGTGGAATGCGAACGTTACTCGGCCTTGCTACTGCAATATCCGACCGACATTACGTGCATGGGAATTGGCGAGAACACGCATTTGGCATTCAATGACCCTTTTGTTGCCGATTTTAATGAAAGTAAATTGGTGAAGGTGGTAGACCTGCATGTTGAGAGCAGGCAGCAGCAGGTGAATGAGGGTTGTTTCGACACACTGGAAGAAGTCCCAAAGGTAGCCTACACGCTAACCGTCCCTGCCCTGCTGAAAGCAAAAGCCATTTACAGCATGGTACCCGGCCCCTCCAAAGCCCAGGCGGTATATCATACTTTGGTGGATGAAATTTCGGAACAATATCCCTCTTCCATCATGCGTACTTTGCCCAATGCAGTCTTGTTCCTGGACAAGGCTAGCGCGGAGATGGTTTTTCAGGAGTCGAGTGTTGTTTTTGAGTAG
- a CDS encoding primary-amine oxidase has protein sequence MKTITPVLLMKTVTPVLHPLQSLTAEEISKFVAFIRREKGLPYNTTRFVSIVLKEPTKAEVARYANGGEAPARATFAVIYDSLTGVTHEVTALINEEQIIKWNSIDGVQPTMTADEQIECEEVIKNDPAFAEALKKHGVTNPELVMIDIWTAGNYGAEEESNLRLARPLCFVRSDETDNGYARPIEGLRPVVDLRLMKLIRIEDYGYTPLPQQSANYRADRVKTFRADIKPLEISQPEGPSFTVNGYEVAWQKWNFVVGFNSREGLVLHNITYNDEGNVRSILYRASLSEMVVPYGDPTSTQKRKNAFDTGEYGMGQCANSLTLGCDCLGYIHYLDAVMNNSRGEIVTIGNAICMHEEDYGILWKHTDRRDGKAEVRRSRRLVISSVSTVENYEYGFFWYLYQDGNIQFEIKLTGILSLGTLPEGVKSKYGTLVAPQVYAPNHQHFFNMRLDFDLDGESNSVYELDVVAEEEGEGNPFENAFYAKATLLDTEKNARRKMNLPTARTWKIVNPNSKNALGEPVGYKLMPGDNCFPFANERTSWYRRAGFVQNHLWVTPFEESEMFAAGDYPNQHQGGDGLIKWTEQDRNVADQDIVIWYTMGHTHIPRMEDYPVMPTAYIGFLLKPNGFFTQNPANDVPPSVPQKAGNAAPGPSCCH, from the coding sequence ATGAAAACCATCACTCCCGTACTACTTATGAAAACCGTCACTCCTGTACTACATCCGCTGCAATCGCTTACTGCTGAGGAAATCAGCAAGTTTGTTGCATTTATCCGCCGTGAAAAAGGTCTTCCCTACAACACGACCCGTTTTGTCTCTATTGTACTCAAAGAACCTACCAAAGCCGAGGTTGCCAGGTACGCCAATGGGGGAGAAGCACCCGCGAGGGCTACATTCGCAGTCATTTACGATAGTCTGACCGGCGTCACTCACGAAGTTACCGCGCTGATCAATGAAGAGCAGATCATCAAGTGGAATTCGATCGACGGTGTGCAGCCTACCATGACCGCCGACGAACAGATTGAATGTGAAGAAGTGATCAAAAATGATCCCGCTTTTGCCGAAGCTTTAAAAAAACACGGCGTGACCAATCCCGAACTGGTCATGATCGATATCTGGACTGCGGGTAACTACGGAGCGGAAGAGGAAAGTAACCTGCGGCTGGCGCGTCCGCTTTGTTTTGTAAGAAGCGATGAAACCGACAATGGTTACGCCCGGCCAATCGAAGGTTTGCGCCCGGTAGTGGATTTGCGGCTGATGAAACTGATCCGCATTGAGGATTATGGCTATACCCCGCTTCCGCAGCAGTCGGCCAATTACCGCGCCGATCGCGTGAAAACGTTCCGGGCGGATATCAAGCCGCTGGAAATTTCACAACCCGAAGGGCCAAGTTTCACAGTCAATGGTTACGAAGTGGCGTGGCAGAAATGGAATTTCGTAGTGGGTTTCAATTCAAGGGAAGGGCTGGTTTTACACAACATTACCTACAACGACGAAGGCAATGTGCGATCGATCCTCTACCGCGCCTCCCTTTCCGAAATGGTAGTGCCTTATGGTGATCCGACGTCTACGCAGAAACGTAAAAATGCATTTGATACCGGCGAATATGGCATGGGGCAATGTGCCAACAGCCTCACATTGGGCTGCGATTGCCTGGGTTATATTCATTACCTGGATGCAGTGATGAACAACAGCCGGGGCGAGATCGTGACGATCGGGAACGCGATATGCATGCACGAAGAAGATTACGGGATTCTTTGGAAACACACCGACCGCCGCGATGGAAAAGCCGAGGTAAGGCGGTCGAGAAGATTGGTGATATCCTCTGTTTCGACCGTTGAAAATTATGAATACGGGTTTTTCTGGTATCTCTATCAGGATGGGAATATCCAGTTTGAGATCAAGTTGACTGGGATTTTATCGCTTGGAACCCTGCCCGAAGGTGTGAAATCCAAATACGGTACGCTGGTTGCGCCGCAGGTTTACGCGCCCAACCATCAGCATTTTTTCAACATGCGCCTTGATTTTGATCTGGACGGAGAATCCAATTCAGTATATGAGCTGGATGTTGTCGCCGAAGAGGAAGGGGAGGGCAATCCTTTTGAAAACGCATTTTATGCAAAAGCAACCCTGCTGGATACCGAGAAGAATGCAAGAAGAAAAATGAACTTGCCCACAGCCCGAACCTGGAAAATAGTCAACCCCAATTCCAAAAATGCATTGGGCGAGCCGGTTGGCTACAAGCTGATGCCGGGGGATAACTGTTTTCCATTCGCTAACGAGCGCACCAGCTGGTACCGCAGGGCAGGATTTGTACAAAACCATTTGTGGGTCACACCGTTTGAAGAGTCCGAAATGTTTGCTGCCGGGGATTATCCCAATCAGCATCAGGGCGGCGACGGACTGATCAAATGGACAGAACAGGACCGGAATGTGGCCGACCAGGATATCGTGATTTGGTATACCATGGGGCATACCCATATTCCGAGAATGGAGGATTATCCGGTGATGCCCACGGCGTATATTGGATTTTTATTAAAGCCAAACGGATTTTTTACCCAAAATCCTGCCAACGATGTGCCGCCGTCTGTTCCCCAGAAAGCCGGAAACGCAGCACCGGGACCTTCCTGCTGTCATTAA